One window of the Brevundimonas goettingensis genome contains the following:
- a CDS encoding GDSL-type esterase/lipase family protein, translating to MPVSDRPEDPPTPIGMVDHLDSAGFGPGEEELAFARAYVADGDMNPAVLAMLSDPERSARNERRKAWRMQRDWPALSQYREDNTARAGTAVDVVFMGDSLTEMWRIANPGLFENGHVNRGISGQTTPQMLLRFMAEVVALRPRICHLMAGTNDVAGNTGPNTPQDFKNNILAMLDLAQAHGITVILASLPPFATLAWNPALGNVSGRVAELNVWLKTTAEARGLVFADYFAALTEGEGRMRADFTRDGVHPTRRGYAAMEPVLVESLRLASKAG from the coding sequence ATGCCGGTTTCGGATCGCCCCGAAGACCCGCCGACGCCCATTGGCATGGTCGATCATCTCGACTCCGCGGGCTTCGGTCCGGGCGAGGAGGAGCTGGCCTTCGCCCGCGCCTACGTCGCCGACGGGGATATGAATCCGGCTGTTCTGGCGATGCTGTCGGACCCCGAACGCAGCGCCCGCAACGAGCGCCGCAAGGCCTGGCGGATGCAGCGCGACTGGCCCGCGCTGAGCCAGTATCGCGAGGACAATACGGCCCGCGCAGGGACCGCTGTGGACGTCGTCTTCATGGGCGATTCCCTGACCGAGATGTGGCGCATCGCCAACCCCGGCCTGTTCGAAAACGGCCACGTCAATCGCGGCATCAGCGGCCAGACCACGCCGCAGATGCTGCTGCGCTTCATGGCCGAAGTGGTCGCGCTCCGGCCCCGGATCTGTCACCTGATGGCCGGGACCAATGATGTCGCCGGCAACACCGGACCGAACACCCCGCAGGACTTCAAGAACAACATCCTGGCCATGCTGGACCTGGCGCAGGCACACGGGATCACCGTTATCCTCGCCAGCCTGCCGCCCTTCGCGACCCTGGCCTGGAATCCGGCTCTGGGGAACGTCAGCGGCCGGGTCGCCGAGCTGAACGTCTGGCTGAAGACGACGGCGGAGGCGCGCGGCCTGGTCTTCGCCGACTATTTCGCCGCCCTGACCGAAGGAGAGGGTCGAATGCGCGCCGACTTCACCCGCGACGGCGTTCATCCCACGCGGCGCGGCTATGCGGCCATGGAGCCGGTGCTGGTCGAGAGCCTGAGGCTGGCCTCGAAGGCGGGCTGA
- a CDS encoding TonB-dependent receptor, with translation MSGKLWISTSVAALLWCGAAHAQQAQPTAPEDQATTLGDVVVTAERRTTNLQTTAVAASVMSGEELQAKGVTNIETLQFSMPSVTVQNSGQGNSFNVRGIGKTENSSSIGVGVITYRDGVAVFPAYFQNEPFFDIQSLELLRGPQGTFAGQNATGGAVFITEKNPDFGGLGGYVTAQYGNYNDVRLQGAINLPLTDTLAARLAFNSENRDSFYDVIGTPSRGRPGVLDSKSVRGSLLWTPNDQLRVLLKSDYTINDMGGYPASPYNSTLPLHTIATNGPYAAKDETARTVLNVSYEFANGITLRSISGAQYGTTMVRSDLDGTATLPFTFYDKVEQRLLSQEFTLVSPDDGRLKWVVGAYYQDDLITFPPGQFVTTQYVAPTLPILYDTILDGENPKTTAAGFGQISYDLTDALELQVGGRYTRSTVENNAKFAAPLLGLALVQNDRYEEDAFTGKIALNWTLDDNNFLYAFYARGHKAGGLNGPNLAFVAPKPFDGEDVDDFEAGWKATLFDGHVRTQLGAYYDIYKNFQIIIGDPTTASITSILNVTGDTKIYGLEASAQGRFGGFGFDAGLSLAHSELGTFYGADPRRARTGACDQNTGPASGNCVNLEGNAQTYAPELTVSLGAEYAFQIGNATLTPRIDYSHISETWTTIFANEALGDKLKARDIVNAQLTYDTGDWRLQAYSTNLGDLEYIASIKAGLRYAGAPRQYGVRLTKNF, from the coding sequence ATGTCCGGGAAGCTCTGGATTTCGACGTCCGTCGCCGCGCTGCTTTGGTGCGGTGCTGCTCACGCCCAACAGGCCCAACCGACCGCCCCTGAAGACCAGGCCACGACCCTGGGCGATGTGGTGGTCACCGCCGAACGCCGCACCACCAACCTGCAGACGACCGCGGTCGCCGCCTCCGTCATGAGCGGCGAGGAACTGCAGGCCAAGGGCGTCACCAATATCGAGACCCTGCAGTTCTCCATGCCGTCGGTGACGGTGCAGAACTCCGGCCAGGGCAACAGTTTCAACGTCCGCGGCATCGGCAAGACCGAGAACAGCTCCTCGATCGGCGTCGGCGTCATCACTTATCGCGACGGCGTGGCGGTGTTCCCCGCCTACTTCCAGAACGAGCCCTTCTTCGACATCCAGAGCCTGGAGCTGCTGCGCGGTCCGCAGGGCACCTTCGCCGGCCAGAACGCGACCGGCGGCGCGGTCTTCATCACCGAGAAGAACCCCGACTTCGGCGGCCTCGGCGGCTATGTCACGGCCCAGTACGGCAACTACAACGACGTCCGCCTGCAGGGCGCGATCAACCTGCCGCTGACCGACACCCTGGCCGCTCGCCTCGCCTTCAACAGCGAGAACCGCGACAGCTTCTATGACGTCATCGGCACGCCGTCGCGCGGCCGTCCGGGCGTGCTGGACTCCAAGAGCGTGCGCGGCAGCCTGCTGTGGACGCCGAACGACCAGCTGCGGGTCCTGCTGAAGAGCGACTATACGATCAACGACATGGGCGGCTATCCGGCCAGCCCCTACAACTCGACCCTGCCGCTGCACACCATCGCGACGAACGGGCCATACGCGGCCAAGGACGAAACCGCGCGGACCGTGCTGAACGTCAGCTACGAGTTCGCCAACGGCATCACCCTGCGGTCGATCTCGGGCGCCCAGTACGGCACCACCATGGTGCGCTCGGACCTGGACGGCACGGCCACCCTGCCCTTCACCTTCTACGACAAGGTCGAGCAGCGGCTGCTGTCGCAGGAGTTCACCCTGGTGTCGCCGGACGACGGGCGCCTGAAGTGGGTGGTGGGCGCCTACTACCAGGACGACCTGATCACCTTCCCGCCCGGCCAGTTCGTCACGACCCAGTATGTGGCCCCGACCCTGCCGATCCTCTACGACACCATTTTGGACGGCGAAAATCCCAAGACCACTGCGGCCGGCTTCGGACAGATCAGCTATGACCTGACCGATGCGCTGGAGCTGCAGGTCGGCGGCCGCTACACCCGTTCGACGGTGGAAAATAACGCCAAATTCGCCGCGCCGCTGCTGGGCCTGGCCCTGGTCCAGAACGACCGCTACGAGGAAGACGCCTTCACCGGCAAGATCGCCCTCAACTGGACGCTCGACGACAACAACTTCCTCTACGCCTTCTATGCGCGCGGCCATAAGGCCGGCGGTCTGAACGGCCCCAACCTAGCCTTCGTGGCGCCCAAGCCGTTCGACGGCGAGGATGTCGACGACTTCGAGGCGGGCTGGAAGGCGACCCTGTTCGACGGGCACGTGCGCACCCAGCTGGGCGCCTACTACGACATCTACAAAAATTTCCAGATCATCATCGGCGACCCGACGACGGCCTCGATCACCTCGATCCTGAACGTCACCGGCGACACCAAGATCTATGGTCTGGAAGCCTCGGCCCAAGGGCGGTTCGGCGGCTTCGGCTTCGACGCCGGCCTGTCGCTGGCGCACTCGGAACTGGGGACCTTCTACGGAGCGGATCCGCGTCGGGCCCGCACCGGCGCCTGCGACCAGAACACCGGTCCGGCCAGCGGCAACTGCGTCAATCTGGAAGGCAACGCCCAGACCTATGCGCCGGAGCTGACGGTGAGCCTGGGGGCCGAATACGCCTTCCAGATCGGCAACGCGACCCTGACGCCGCGCATCGACTACAGCCATATCTCCGAGACCTGGACGACGATCTTCGCCAACGAGGCTCTCGGCGACAAGCTGAAGGCGCGCGACATCGTCAACGCCCAGCTGACCTACGACACGGGCGACTGGAGGCTGCAGGCCTATTCGACCAACCTGGGCGATCTTGAGTACATCGCCTCGATCAAGGCCGGGCTGCGCTACGCCGGCGCGCCGCGTCAGTACGGCGTCCGTCTGACGAAGAACTTCTAG